The Aeoliella mucimassa genome includes the window TCGCCAATCGCAACATGACCAGCTACACCGGCCTGGCGGTGGTCGATCTCACGACTGGCGACATCGCCCATACGCTGGAGCTCGAAGGGAGCATCGCCGAGCTATACGACGTCGGCATCCTGCACAAAGTGCGCCGCCCCACAGCCCTCGGGCTGGCACTCGACGCCCTGCGCTACAACGTCTGGGCCGAATGCGAAGGTACCCGCCGCCACTGGCGGAGAACGCCGAAGGGGAAGTGAGCCGACGAAAGCACCAATAAGCAGAATTCTGTGTTATCATAGACGTAGCGAGGTAAGTGACGACCGTTGGTCGCACGCAGTTCACTAGTCAACCAATATTCATTCCAACATGGTTAGTATCCGTTACACGGGCGACGAACTTTGGGAAAGGATCGAGCGTGCTGTGGACAAAGTAAAGGACCGGCTGAAGCGAGTCTCGGCTGCTCTCGACGAGGCCGGAATACCCTACGCTGTGGTGGGAGGAAACGCGGTGCAGATTTGGGTAGCCCAGGTCGATGAGACCGCGGTGCGAAATACCCGCGATGTCGACATTGTGATCAATCGCAGTGATCTTGAAGCCGCCAAAGTTGCCTTGGAAGCAGTTGGGTTCGTTTATCGGCACGTGAAGAGTGTCGATATGTTCTTGGATGGTCCTGACGCGAAACCACGCGATGCCGTACATGTGGTGTTTGCTGGTGAGAAGGTCCGCGACGACTATCATGCTCCTGTTCCCAGTATCGACGAGCGCGAGCGAATCAAGGACCTCAGCACGATCTCACTCGAATCACTCGTGCGAATGAAGCTCACCTCGTTCCGCGACAAAGACCGCATGCACTTGCGGGACATGCTGGATGTGGAACTGATCGACGAGAGCTGGTTGCCACGGTTCGTTCCTGAATTGCAACAGCGATTGCAGATGCTGATTGATGACCCCGACGGTTGAGATGACTCAAGCGTGATCAAACGTCGATACTCCAACTCACTAATACTCAATCGAAATACCCGTGTAGATCCGCCGGCCGCCGTAGGCGGGGAGCGAGTTGATTTGGTGCCGGGAAAACTCGGGGTGGTAGATCTCTTCGTCGAGCAGGTTCTGGATCAAGAATGGCCTTGTTGAACAATTAGTCACAAACCTCCGTAAAAACTAACGTGGAATGGAACCACGTACCTTTTTTACGGAGATCGAACATGGCTACGAAAGAAAAACGAACCTACAAAGTCACGAACTGGAAGGAGTATAACAAGTCGCTCATCGAGCGTGGAAACATCACTATTTGGTTTAGCGACGAGGCGTTGGAGAACTGGGAACATCCTAACGACCAGACAAAAGTCGGTCGCCCTTTTGTCTTCAGCGATACGGCGATCGAGTGCTTGCTGACGATTCGCGAACTGCTGAAACTTCCCTATCGGCAGACTGAGGGATTCGGCCGCTCGCTGGTGGCGATGTTGGGCGTCGAGGCAGCGATTCCCAATTATTCTTCGCTCGCCAAGCGAGCCAGCAAGCTGAATGTTTCGCTCGATATCGCTAACAAGAGGGGCGACATCGATATCGTGGTGGATAGCACCGGCATGAAAGTGTTTGGCGAGGGCGAATGGAAGATGCGGACGCATGGCAAGTC containing:
- a CDS encoding nucleotidyltransferase family protein; its protein translation is MDKVKDRLKRVSAALDEAGIPYAVVGGNAVQIWVAQVDETAVRNTRDVDIVINRSDLEAAKVALEAVGFVYRHVKSVDMFLDGPDAKPRDAVHVVFAGEKVRDDYHAPVPSIDERERIKDLSTISLESLVRMKLTSFRDKDRMHLRDMLDVELIDESWLPRFVPELQQRLQMLIDDPDG